The nucleotide window GCTTCATAAAGGACGGCATCGACGGATATCTCGGCCTGCGCCACTTCGGTAGCGAAGTGCCCTTCCCAGATCGGATCGCGGCCGAATTTTTCGCCCATGAACATCTGGAGCAGAACCGGGCGGATCGGCTCGATGGTCGCATAGGGCAGCAGCAATTCGATATTGCCGCCGCGGTCTTCCATGTCGATGCGCAACCGCACCAGGATCGCCGCGTTGGCGGGCCTGGAGATCGCGGCGAAGCGCGGATTGGTTTCCAGCCGGTCGATCGAGAACGTCACCGGCGACAGCGGCCGGAACGCCTGCTCGGCGTCTGAAAGCACCACCTCGACCAGCCGCTTGACGAGGTTGGTTTCGATCGTTGTGTAGGGCCGGCCCTCGATGCGCAGCGAGGTCTGACCGCGGCGGCCGCCGAGCAGCACGTCGATGATCGAATAGATCAGGCTGGAATCGACCGTCGCAAGTCCGAAATTCTCCCACTCCTCGGCCTTGAACACGCTGAGCACGGCCGGCAATGGAATTGAGTTCATGTAGTCGCCGAAGCGGACCGAGGTGATGCGGTCGAGCGAAACTTCGACGTTGTCGGAGGTGAAGTTGCGCAAGCTCGTGGTCATCAACCGCACCAGGCGGTCGAACACGATTTCGAGCATCGGCAGACGCTCGTAGGACACCATCGCGGAGTCGATGATGGCGCGAATGCCGGAATGGTCGTCGAGATTGACATCGCCGACGGTGAAGCCGAGCAGATTGTCGATCTCTTCCTGCGACAGAACCCGCTCGCCGGAATTCTTGTTGCCGAATTCGCGGCCGCCATCCTCGACCATGGCCGCCCATTGCAGCGCCATGCTCTCGGAGAGTTCATTGGCGGCGGCTTCTTCCGCAGCCGCCGCGGGATCCTCGGAGTCCAGCGAGGCTTCCCATTGCGCGGCAATGGCGTCCTGGTCCATCTGGTCTTGGTTGCCGGCCATGATGCTAGATCCGCCCCATCACTGCACGACGATTTCCTTGAACAGCACGGCGCTCACCTGCTGCGGCGCCACCGCGTTGTTGACGCGCTTAGTCAACTCTTCCTTGAGGCGAAACAGACCCGCCGAACCGTTGATGTCGGAGGGACGCAATTCGCGCAGGTAAGTCTGGAACAGGTCGGTGACGCGCGGCAGGTTCGGCTTGATCGCCTCAACCTGCTTCTCTTCCTTGATCTCGAGCACGACCTTGACGCGGAGATATTGCACCCGCTCGCCCGGGGCGCCGACCAGGTTGACCATCATGTCGGGCACTTCGATGAAGGACGGCGGCTTCGGCGGCGGGGCTTCGGCGTGCTTCTCCTCGCCATGGCCCCGCATCAGGAAGAACCAGCCGGCGCCAGCACCAAGGATGGCAACGAATCCGGCGACCGCAATGATCAGCTTGAGCTTGCCCTTTTTCGACGATGCGGCATCTGCGCCGTCTGCGCCTTCCGCCTGCTCGTTGTCAGCCATTGCCCCGCCCGCTTCCACTGGGAACGAACGCGGTTGCCACCAGCCTGGGTAACGATGCCCCCACAACGCGAAACAAAAGCCGCCAGCGCACACGCGCCCTCTACACGTGCAACGCTAGGGTAATAATGGTTAACGGAACCTTTCCATTCGCGTCCAACTGGGAAAAATCTGCCGGGCAAACATGGTCAACAAGACCTTTCCTGCCGCCCTCGCCGCCCCAGAAAAAAGCCTAACCCTTTAAAAAAACAGGATTTCCCGACTTGGCACGGCTTTCGCTGAGTAAACGGCGTGACCGGCCGGCTTGGGAGAGCCCAAAGGTTTACGAATGATCCGGACCACGGGCTTGGGAGAGCCTGCTTCGGATCGATCAAGGGGAGAACCACCGATGGAGAATATGCTTCTCGTCGGACTTTCGCGGAAGATGACGTTGGAACGGCAGTTGGATGTCGTCGCCAACAACGTCGCGAACATCAACACGACCGGTTTCAAGGCCGACCGGTCGCTGTTCGAGGAATATCTGCGCTCGCCTGCGCATGAAGACAATTTCGTGCATGCCGACCGCCGCGTCTCCTTCGTGCATGACCGCGCCACCTTCCATGATTTCTCGGCCGGCCCCTCCGAGCAGACCAAGAACCCGCTCGACGTCGCGATCGACGGCAACGCCTTCCTGGTAGTGCAGACGGCCGCCGGCGAACGTTACACCCGTGACGGCGGCCTGCAGATCAACAATCAGGGCCAGCTCGTGACCGCGAGCGGCGATCCGGTGCTGGGTACCTCCGGCCCGATCGTGTTCCAGCCGACCGACAAGGAAATCAATATCGCGGCCGACGGCAACATCACGGTCCTCGAAGGCACCGGCCGCACTGACTCGGTGCGCGGCAAGCTGCGGCTGGTCTCCTTTGCCGACCCGCAGACGCTCGTGAAGGAAGGCGGCAACCTCTACTCGGCGGGCCAAGGCATCGCCGCCCAGCCCGACACCACCTCGCGGGTCCGCCAGGGCTTTATCGAGAAGTCGAACGTCAATTCTGTCCACGAAATGAGCCGCATGATCGAGATCACGCGCACCTACACGCAGATCTCGGCGATGCTGCAGCAGCAGCACGACCTGCACCGAACCGCAGTCGAGAAACTCGCCGACGTTCCGGCATAACGCTTAAGGCATAGATCGATGCGCGCACTCTACACAGCAGCGACCGGCATGGCGGCACAGGAACTCAACGTTCAGGTGATCTCCAACAACATCGCCAATATGCGCACCACCGGCTACAAGAAGCAGCGCGCGGCGTTTCAGGACCTGATCTACGACCATGTGCGCCGCGTCGGCGCGCAGGCTTCCGACCAGGGCACCATTCTGCCGGTCGGCGTCGATATCGGCGGCGGCGTCAAGACCGTCGGCACGCCGCGTCTGATGAGCCAGGGCACGCTGTCGCCGACCGGCAACGACCTCGACGTCGCGATCCGCGGTGAAGGTTTCTTCAAGATCCAGATGCCCGACGGCACCTATGCCTATACCCGCGACGGCTCGTTCATGATGGACGCGCAGGGCCGCGTCGTCACCGCCCAGGGCAACCCGGTGCAGCCGACGATCACGATCCCGCAGAATTCCTCGCAGATCACCATCAACGCGCAGGGCCAGCTCACGGTGATACTGCCGGGCTCGACCACGCCGACGCTGGTCGGCCAGATTGGCCTGACCCGCTTCATCAACAAGGCCGGCCTCAACCCGATCGGCGACAATCTGTTCACGGACACCCCGGCCTCCGGCACGCCGCAGGACGGCATCGCCAATACCGACGGCTTTGGCGACATGCAGCAGGCCAACCTCGAACAGGCCAATGTCGAGGTGGTGACCGAAATCTCCGACCTGATCGCCGCCCAGCGCGCCTATGAGATGAACGCCAAGGTCGTCAGCGCAGCCGACCAGATGCTGCAATCCACCTCTAACATGTTCCGCTAAAGGACTGGTCATGATCGCCCGCGCCCTCCTTCTGGCCACTGTCCTGATCGCTGCATCGAGCACGGCCGCGGTTGCGCAAACCCGGGAAAGCTTCGCGAACCGCAACGCGATCGCCGCGCCCGTGCTGCGCGCCGACGTGCAGGTATCGGGCGACCTCGTGCGGATAGGCGATGTCATCGACAATGCGGGCAGCGCCGCGCAGATTGCGATCTACCGCGCCCCGGATCTGGGCACCACCGGCTCGCTGCCGGTAGCGCAGGTACTCAACACCCTTCGAGCCCATCATGTGATCGGCGTCGACACCCGCGACCTCAGGGAAATTTCGGTGACGCGTCTGGCCCGCACCGTCGAAGGCAAGAACATCGAGCTGCAGGTTGCGCAAGCGCTGGAGCGCCGCAATGGTCTCGGCGACGCCGCCAATCTGTCGCTGACCTTCGACCGCGATCCCGGCGACGTCAGGCTGGACGCCGGCTTCAGCGGTAGCCTGCAGGCGAGCATCGTTCGCTACGACAATCGCAACGGCCGCTTCGACGTCACTTTTGAGATCGCCAACGAGAACGGCGCCGCCGCTGCCAAGCTGCGCTATACCGGTACGGCAATCGAGACGATCGAGGCCGCAGTGCTGGCGCGCAACGTGGAGCGCAATGAGGTCTTGAAGTCTTCCGACGTGGTGGTCGAGCGCCGCCCGAAAGCGGAAGTCGGTCCTGATGCTGCCCTGCGTGATCGCGCGGTGGGCATGCAGGCCCGCCGTCAGCTTCGCGCCGGCCAGGCCATCAGGACCGCAGATCTCGCCAAGCCCGATCTGGTACAGCGCGACCAGAACGTCATGTTGATCTACGAGACGCCCGGAATCTACCTCACCATGCGCGGCAAGGCGCTGGACAACGGCACCGAAGGCGACGTCGTCACTGTCATGAACCTGCAGTCGAAGCGCACGGTGTCCGGCACTGTGACTGGCCGTGGGCAGGTCTCGATCTCACCACCGGCGTCACGCCTGCCGCAGACCAGCGATGCCACTTTGCTCGG belongs to Bradyrhizobium icense and includes:
- the flgA gene encoding flagellar basal body P-ring formation chaperone FlgA translates to MIARALLLATVLIAASSTAAVAQTRESFANRNAIAAPVLRADVQVSGDLVRIGDVIDNAGSAAQIAIYRAPDLGTTGSLPVAQVLNTLRAHHVIGVDTRDLREISVTRLARTVEGKNIELQVAQALERRNGLGDAANLSLTFDRDPGDVRLDAGFSGSLQASIVRYDNRNGRFDVTFEIANENGAAAAKLRYTGTAIETIEAAVLARNVERNEVLKSSDVVVERRPKAEVGPDAALRDRAVGMQARRQLRAGQAIRTADLAKPDLVQRDQNVMLIYETPGIYLTMRGKALDNGTEGDVVTVMNLQSKRTVSGTVTGRGQVSISPPASRLPQTSDATLLGKAQPVAVAIVNSPAASKAE
- the flgF gene encoding flagellar basal-body rod protein FlgF; this encodes MENMLLVGLSRKMTLERQLDVVANNVANINTTGFKADRSLFEEYLRSPAHEDNFVHADRRVSFVHDRATFHDFSAGPSEQTKNPLDVAIDGNAFLVVQTAAGERYTRDGGLQINNQGQLVTASGDPVLGTSGPIVFQPTDKEINIAADGNITVLEGTGRTDSVRGKLRLVSFADPQTLVKEGGNLYSAGQGIAAQPDTTSRVRQGFIEKSNVNSVHEMSRMIEITRTYTQISAMLQQQHDLHRTAVEKLADVPA
- the fliL gene encoding flagellar basal body-associated protein FliL, whose protein sequence is MADNEQAEGADGADAASSKKGKLKLIIAVAGFVAILGAGAGWFFLMRGHGEEKHAEAPPPKPPSFIEVPDMMVNLVGAPGERVQYLRVKVVLEIKEEKQVEAIKPNLPRVTDLFQTYLRELRPSDINGSAGLFRLKEELTKRVNNAVAPQQVSAVLFKEIVVQ
- the flgG gene encoding flagellar basal-body rod protein FlgG; its protein translation is MRALYTAATGMAAQELNVQVISNNIANMRTTGYKKQRAAFQDLIYDHVRRVGAQASDQGTILPVGVDIGGGVKTVGTPRLMSQGTLSPTGNDLDVAIRGEGFFKIQMPDGTYAYTRDGSFMMDAQGRVVTAQGNPVQPTITIPQNSSQITINAQGQLTVILPGSTTPTLVGQIGLTRFINKAGLNPIGDNLFTDTPASGTPQDGIANTDGFGDMQQANLEQANVEVVTEISDLIAAQRAYEMNAKVVSAADQMLQSTSNMFR
- the fliM gene encoding flagellar motor switch protein FliM, whose amino-acid sequence is MAGNQDQMDQDAIAAQWEASLDSEDPAAAAEEAAANELSESMALQWAAMVEDGGREFGNKNSGERVLSQEEIDNLLGFTVGDVNLDDHSGIRAIIDSAMVSYERLPMLEIVFDRLVRLMTTSLRNFTSDNVEVSLDRITSVRFGDYMNSIPLPAVLSVFKAEEWENFGLATVDSSLIYSIIDVLLGGRRGQTSLRIEGRPYTTIETNLVKRLVEVVLSDAEQAFRPLSPVTFSIDRLETNPRFAAISRPANAAILVRLRIDMEDRGGNIELLLPYATIEPIRPVLLQMFMGEKFGRDPIWEGHFATEVAQAEISVDAVLYEADIPLKHLMKLKVGDTLPLEMRPDALVSVRCGNVTLTEGRMGRVGDRVAIRVTKQLRKPNTTFAMFEKADEQTKLMEAQ